A stretch of the Zeugodacus cucurbitae isolate PBARC_wt_2022May chromosome 6, idZeuCucr1.2, whole genome shotgun sequence genome encodes the following:
- the LOC114805124 gene encoding tigger transposable element-derived protein 1-like yields MASKRRKLNLREKIKILDELKAGEKIATISKRRNIHEATIRTIRRNETTIRKVVAAASTGCFLSGFHVRDVAILKAEHALLCWIEDNAIKRIPIDTRCIKAKMQQFYMTIKNEEPSTSINSERSHFIASNGWLRNFLKRNSLHNVKVIGEGASADEHAGRAFPKEFLEAITLGGYEAHQVFNADETALFWKKMPSRTCVAKQEKSVKGFKVAKERITLLLCSNASGDKMLKPLLVNKNLNPRALKGIDKTKLPVHWMANKKAWVTASLFKDWFLNHFVPEVREYLRSKQLDFKVLLVIDNTPGHPDISHKNVKIMFLPPNTTSLIQPLDQGIIATLMRMMRTGKHIQTLLVLVHL; encoded by the exons ATGGCGTCcaagcgaagaaaattaaatttaagggaaaaaattaaaattttagatgaATTAAAAGCGGGAGAAAAgattgcaacaatatcaaagcGTAGAAATATACACGAAGCAACAATTCGTACCATAAGGAGAAATGAAACAACGATAAGAAAAGTGGTTGCAGCCGCCAGTACTGGGTGCTTTTTAAGTGGGTTTCATGTTCGCGATGTTGCAATTTTGAAAGCAGAACATGCACTTTTATGTTGGATTGAAGACAATGCAATAAAGAGGATTCCTATTGATACAAGGTGTATAAAAGCAAAGATGCAACAATTTTATATGACAATTAAAAACGAAGAACCTTCCACTTCAATTAATAGCGAGCGCTCTCATTTTATTGCCAGTAATGGCTGGCTACGAAACTTCCTGAAAAGAAATTCACTACACAACGTAAAAGTTATAGGAGAAGGAGCCTCAGCTGATGAACATGCGGGAAGAGCGTTTCCTAAAGAGTTCTTAGAAGCAATTACGTTGGGAGGTTATGAGGCTCACCAAGTATTCAATGCGGATGAGACCGCActcttttggaaaaaaatgccTAGTCGGACTTGTGTGGCAAAGCAAGAAAAGTCTGTGAAAGGTTTTAAAGTAGCAAAGGAGCGTATCACGTTGTTGTTATGCAGCAATGCATCAGGAGACAAAATGTTGAAACCTCTTCTTGTTAACAAAAATCTTAACCCTAGGGCCTTAAAAG GTATTGATAAAACCAAGCTTCCGGTCCATTGGATGGCAAATAAAAAGGCTTGGGTCACAGCTTCACTTTTCAAGGACTGGTTCTTAAATCATTTTGTACCTGAAGTCCGAGAGTATCTCCGTTCAAAACAACTCGATTTCAAAGTTTTACTAGTTATAGACAACACTCCTGGTCATCCAGACATTTCCCATAAAAACGTGAAGATAATGTTTCTACCTCCTAATACGACGTCGTTAATACAACCACTCGATCAGGGCATTATTGCTACTTTGATGAGAATGATGAGGACAGGGAAGCACATTCAAACGCTGCTGGTCTTAGTGCATCTTTGA